The Catharus ustulatus isolate bCatUst1 chromosome 9, bCatUst1.pri.v2, whole genome shotgun sequence genomic interval GGCACCTGAGGCATGTCCAAGTGCCTCgggatgggaaggagcagcccgTGGAGCTCAGGGTATGCATGGCTCTCAGAGAAGAGGCCATCTCACCGTGACAGCTGCAAGGCAGCCATACCATCACCATGGCCACAATGGCACAAccagctgctgccttctcaACATGGCTAGGCACCATCTCCCCTACACCAGGGCTGTACCCACAGGGCAGGTTTGCCTGACTTACCTTTGAAGACACGGGTGGCCCAGCGACTCTGGAGCTCTGAGATGGGCATGATGGCACCCAGGGGCTGGATGAGGCCAATGAAAGCCAGTGTTGGCTTCTCCAGGTCAGGGGGGAACACGAATTTGTAGAGGGAAATCTGGTTCTCCACCACCTTCACACAGCCCTCAAGGAATGGGAAGGAGAAGCTGTATCCTGTGGCAAAAACCACGGCATCGATGTCTTCCCTGGTGCCATCCTCAAAGATGGCAGATGTCTCCGTGAACTCCCGGATGTTCGGCTTCACCCGCACCCTGCCCGAAATGATGCGGTTGGGCAGGTCATCGTTGATGGTGGGGTGCTGGTTAAAAACCCTGGAAGGTGCAAGGAGCCATTAGGGCACTGAGAAGGGAATGGTTCTGCTCCatgtcctgctccagctgctgctccctgctctgggaacactcatccccagggatgctcagcagctgcccctgcactgTTGTCTCCAAGGGGCAGTGGTGGCTTCCTCAAGCTTTGCCTGGGCACAACAAGACTAAAAACCCAGTCCAAGCACAGGGAGGATGGAATGGCCAAGCTGGGCAGGACACAGAGGGAGGCAGATGATCCCTTCTGGGTAGGGGGAATGTTTGCTGATACCTGTGCTTTGGCTTCAGGCCGTAACGTGAGTGGTCAAACCTGGCATTCAGCTTTTTCTCCATGTAGTCACATGCCATGGATGAGCTGACCAGCTTCTGCAGGAATGTCTTCATGCGGGTGGTTAAGATGGTGTCGATGGGGTAGCCCTGATCTCCAACGCGGTTGAGGATCCAGGCACCCCGGCGGGTGCTGAGGAAGACCTAGACAAGGAGGAAGGATCACTTCCTGAAGGCAGTGATGGTCCTGGAAGGGCTGTCCTGCAGGGGACATGCCCTTGCCCTGGGATCgctctgctgtttgctgccCAAGCACTGGGTAAAGACCCAgagggcagagggagctggTGACTGGCATCTCGCAGGGGAGCAGGGCCAAGTCTCAGTTGCCTGGCAGCTGGGATTGgcaggagccagcactgccaaccACAGCAATTGCTGGCACGGAGCAGCAGCCGTGCAGTGccttggtcctggtgtccctgtgctgctgacagtgTCCCACAGGGGCAGTCCTGCCCACCAGGACCCTACTCCTACTTACCTGCTGGGCTGTTTGGCTGATCTCCACAGCCAGGTCTGACCCTGAGTTCCCAATGCCGATGACAACAACCCTTTTGTCTGTGAAAGCCTGAGCATCCTTGTAGTCTCGGCTGTGGAGGTAGCGGCCCTTGAACTTCTCAATTCCTGTGAGCAAGTAGGAGAGATGCTTGGGTTCCTGGCGCCAGGTTGGAGGATCACTCCCTTAAGGACTGGAGACACCCCCTTGCCCCACCAAACCACTCGTGGGAAGCAAAGGAGCACTCCTGGAGTCAAAGCAAGGCAGGGAAATGCTGGGGCCAGGAGGGAAGGTAGCAGGGAGAATAGGGATTGGCATGGACTAGCTTTCAAGAGCGTCCCCTCGTGCCAGTGTCCAGGGCTGTacctgggaaggagctgagcgGGAGATGTGCGTCCGTGTGATGCCCACTGCACACCAGCACGGCGTCGAAGACGGCCGCCTCCTGCTTGCCCTCGCTCTCCGTCACCACCTCCCACTGCCCGCTGCTGGCGAAGTCGGGGCGCTTGGACACGCGGCACACGCTGGTCTGGGCACAGGGGGAGCGCTGTCAGGCACCCTGTGCCCCCCgttcctgctgccacctcccccTCGGGCCCCAGCTCTCACCCTGAAGCGGATGTGGCGCAGCAGGTCGAAGTGCTGAGCGTACATGCGGAAGTACTCCATGATCTTGGAGTTGTGCATGTAGTTGGGGAAGTCGTCGGGGATGGGGAAGTCGCTGAAGCACATCATCTCCTTGGAGGTGTTGATGATGACGGAGCGGTAGATGCTGGCACGGCCATCCTCAGGGCGCTCCTGTGGGAGCGGGGCACAGACATGGGGAAGGATGGCTGGGGCTGATGTGTTGCTCCTTTTCATGGAGCCCCTGCCCTCAGTCTCACTCAGAGGATCCCACTGCGGCCGGTTGccaccccacagccaccacTGAGGGTCACCGTGCTCATCCCAAGCACGACACGTGGCCAGCAGGGTTTACCTCAAACCTCCAGAGGCCTCCGATGTCGGCGGTCCTCTCGAAGCAGacgggctccagcccctcctgcaggcAGGCTTTGATGGCGCACAGCCCGCTGCTGCCCCCGCCGATGATGGCCACCTTCTTTGCCATGCTGCGCTCCACCGCTGCCTctctgcctggggacagcgggggacagcggggctgaGCGGCCTGGGGCGTGCAACACCTTGACCCTGCTGCACCAAGGAGGTCCCAGGCAAGAGAGGCAGCCCCTCAGAAGTTTGTCTGCGGTTGCTGTtgtcccctctcaggtgtggACCTGGCCAGTGCTGGGATTTGCACCACTGAGGTGTTGCCTCTGGCTGCCTTGAGGAGAAATCCTAGCGAGCATCAGGGAGCCTCCAAATCTCCCCGCCCACGCCAGGTCCCGGCGATGGAGGTgcccagcagcactgtgccctGCTATGGGGACCCACGGCTCCCTCCAAGTGGGTGACAGCCCCTCCGCCTGCCCTTtgccctctgccttcccctcctGGCGCGGTGGGGACACCCTTCACCGACCTGCGGCCGTGCGAtgagcagcccagggaaggctgGCGGCAGGCACCGAGCCGGGAGAGGGACCCCACCGAGCtgccccgagccgtggggccgGAGCGCGGCCTGCCTTTATGGTGCGCAGCGTCCGGGAGCGGGGCGGCCCCTCCGACACTCCTCCCACGGGCGAGGAGAGGAAGCCGAGAGCCGGTCGGCTCCCGGCCGGAGGGGAAAGGGAGCCCGGAACTGGTTGGGTCCTGGCATGGGTGCTCCGGTAGCCTCGGAGCCATCGGCGGCGCTGCGcggggacacggacacggacatGGACACGCAGCTGCTCCTCGTGGTTGCGTGCTTGGTAAACAAACGCTGCCCTGAACTTTTACCGTAGGATTATCAGGATCAACCCACGCCCGGTAATTCTGGTAGCTGGGGTGACACACGGATCTGTGTCATCCACATCCCCTGGACTGGGCATGTCGGCATAGCATCCCCATACACTCActcctaaacaaacaaaatccttgGGGCCGGTGGAACCTCGGCGTGAGGTGGGATGTCCCTGGTTGTGAAGGTGGTGGCATCAGTAAGGAAAAGGTTATCCCTCgcagcaggagggacagagcaggtGGATCCAAACTCATTGCTGGCTCCTGGCACACTCGCAGCCAGACAGCCCCTGAGGCTTGCAGGGGGAATTTGCTCTTCCCTATGCAGAGAACTTTGCCATAGagctgagaaaggcagagggGCTAAGCTCTGCAGCTGAAATTGTTTTAACCTTCTAAAACCCATAGTATGTTTGCAGTAAGCTTAATAAAGCTCCTTCTGTCCCTTGCTGCCTGGGgcagaggtgctgagctgccAACCCACACTCTGTCAAAAAGCATCAAAAACATCTTACCAAGCAAGGGATCAGCACAGAAATGGAGAGgtggcagcactggcagtgctactcttcctgctctgctgtcagctgGCTTCTGGTTCTTTTGCAAGCTCTGCACAGACTGCCCAAGTGCAACAGGTATAGGGGACCTCTGAGCTCTCCACCGTTCTGCTGTGCTATGAAACTTCTGTGGAGGTTGCCCTCTGAATTTGCCCTTCTCCCTACAGgacactgcacagccctggacTTTACCCACCCTGTAGCTGGACTCAGTACAGACAAATTGTTCTCTTGGGCACCAGGGTCATGCCATGATATTTTGGACTAGGATGGTATTTGGTTGGTTGATATCTGTGGAAATTCAGAGTCCCCACACCTGGCAAGCACCCAGGGTATAGAGCGCAGCACTGTCTGCTGTAATGTCTGCTCTGGGCTTCCACAGTGGGCACAAATGCCGTGGGACAAGTGGAGCAGAAAGCTCCTCTGTCAGTGGGTTGCACCCATGCTCGGAGGAGCAGTGACAAGGGATAAGCACAGAAGGAGAGCAAAGGTCTCTCTGGTGGAGCTTTGAAGAGCTGggaggctgggcaggcagcctgtgacccagcagggctgtgcagtggTGATGGTGGGTGCTACAAGGACCTCGTGGAGCATCATGCAAGTGAGTCAAGAGCAATTTTCTGGCACACACCTGAGTGGGAGCCACAGATGCACAGGTTGCTGCTGTACCCTCCATGATGTAGAGGGGAAGACCCCAATAGCTCTAAGAACAGACTCTAATGCAGACAAAAAAAGACACTGTGTTTTGGGGAAGGTACAGCAAAGATGTTTTGGCACAGCACAACAATCCCTGCCCAGCCAAAGTGTGCCACTTGCCTGTGCTCCCACAGCCACCACAGGGCTAGTCTCTGCCTTGGGGCAGGAGGGCTGGCCAGtgtgtcctggtgctgctgtgcaaaTGCCAGACTGGCCCAGCTGGCTGCCAGGCATGCAGTGCAACCCAGGGGATTATATTTTGGTTACTGCAGCACCAACTCAGACCTGGAAGCTTTGCTGGTTCACCCTGTCAGAGGgtcagggctcagctccagagGGATTCTGTTATGTCAAGCACTTCCCTTTCCGCCCCTGCACAATTGGCAGTGACAGGGTGCTCATACCAGCAGCCATCAGGTTGTTTCTGTACACTACACCCAGGAGAACAGCACACTTAAACACTGCCTGGTCCTAATAAGACTTAATTGGTGTTTTCCAGGGCATGAGTGCACTAATAGACCTCAATAACCACTAAGAGCCTCACCTGGGCCCAATCCCTCTACCCACATGCCAGGAGCACTGTCTAAGCTGATTATTTGAGCTCAGTCTAGAGCTCTCACTCCCTGCTTGGCTGTGGTCTCTGATGAAGTGTGTTCTATAATTTTCTGTCTCAGTCTCAGCTCCAGCTCATTATTAAGGAGAGCAGGCTCCTTGTGGTCCCCTCCTGCCAAGGACCAGCAGGCCTCTGTGAAAATAAGGCTGCCAGTGGTGCCAGGGGAGGAGAGCCAGCctgcctgagcacagggagctgttgGTGGTGGTTGGCAGAGCCAGGGCCTCTTGCTGCAGGAGGTGCAAGCAAGGCTCagacctggggctgcgtttctgggctgtgggaaggggctggcTCTGCAAGACCCTCTGCAGTCTGGAATATGCTGTTGATCAGGAGTTGCTGTGAATGCATTGTACCCCCTGAGAAACTGAAAACCCTGTGGAGGAAAAAGGAACTGGGAAGCTCTGGACAAGAGCTCCAAGAGCAGGCTGCTGCTAGGAGCTGCTTCCCCTATTGCCCACTGGATGATCAACCCTTCAGTGCTACTATCCCTTCCCCATGGCTCTGGGAGTCATGTGCTTGACATCTAGCCTTAGTGCAGTACTTAAATTGGGAGCTATAGGGAAAGATTGCTTAGGGAGACAAAGCTCTGCATAACCACCCTGAGGAGAGACCCCTGTGGGTCCCCTCCAGGCAGGTGCTGTagagcaggctgtgcagggcatGCTTATGACAGCAGCATGATCAGTGTATTTATAGGATACAGATACAGGGGTGATTGTAGAGAAACCTCTGCAAAGTCACAGCTACCACATACACCATGGGCTATTGCAGGTGCCCAGCAAGAGCATGCAGATTCACAGTATCAGCAGTGAGCTGCCAGATGGGTGTGCTGAGCTCCCCACTCTCTGCAGAGACTGCTTTTGGTCACCAGAGAACAGTCAGCGCAGACCctgcctgacagcacagcaccagACGTCTGAGTGCAGGCCCCGGAGCCCGCAGCACCGCTCATGGAGAAGTCTTGGCCAGACTGATGTGGTTTAGGATGCCAGTTTAAGTGCCAGGATCCCCTCCCTGTGCgtgctcagccctgctttgtGCCGCAGTCAGTGGCTCCAGAGCGCGAAGAGGGCGGGCGCGGTGGCCGGGGacagccagcagtgctccaCCACGCCGTAGAGAGCGTAGCCCAGCAGCAGCCCGAAGAGCACGTCCGTCATGTTGTGCCTGCCCAGCATGACCCGGGAGATGCTGACGATGAGAGCCCAGAGCACCACGAGCACCCGCAGCGGCACAGCCAGGACCAGGTGGCGCAGGACGAAGCGGCAGACCAGAGCGGCCCTGGTGGCGTGGCCTGAGGGGAAGGAGTACTTGTCCACTGAGATGGTGACGAACATGTCCATCTTGTTGTGCGTGGGCCGCGGCCGCTTGACGAGCCCCTTCACCACCGCCACCATCACCAGGTCCAGCAGCAGCGCTGGGAGAGACAGGAACGGGGTTACTGAAAGCACAACCTTCAGCTaaaggagccagcagtgctgggagagacAGGAACAGGGTTACTGAAAGCACAACCTTCAGCTAAGGGAGCCAGCAGCGCTGGGAGAGACAGGACCAGGATAACTGAAAGCTCCCTTCAGCTaagggagccagcagtgctgggagacaCAGGAACAGGACAACTGAAAGCACAACCTTCAGCTAAGGGAGGACTCTGCTGTCAAAGCTGCCTGAAGGTGATGTTTTCTCCCGTGGCTGGGAGAGCACAGCATGCAGCTGCTCTTGGCCTTGTGGAGCAGAATGAGCACATCCTCAACCTTTGCTCCTCTGCACACACCCCTCCTCCACCACCAGACCCTTGGCCTGCCACAGcccacagggctctgcccattttctctctgtgtaAAATCTGATCTTGCCATGACTCTGGGCTCAATCTGCTGTTTAATCTGAAGGCAGCAGAGTCATTAAGTCCCCACAGCTCctttcctggcagtgctgactCTGCATTGCTCTGTCAGTCCTGGTGACCGGGGTTAAACTGACTGGGTGAATGATCAACCCACTCCACTCCAGCACAGGTCAATGGGAAATGCTCAGAGTTGGTGTGgtgccagggctcctggggTCTGGCTTTTTCCTTGCTGCTAGGGGAAAAGTTAACCCTGCTTTGGTTCTCAAGAGATGAATAAAGGATAATTTATGGTGGCTTGCCCCCTGAGAATAAAGGCGTTTTGACAGAAGAGGCAAAGCACCTGTGATAAAGTGTTCAGACAGTATTTGGCAAGAGCAGCTTCTCATGTAGGGCAGAGGGTGCTTTCTCCATCCCTGTTAACTCAGCTTAGCACAGCacccccagccagggctggttcTTGTTGTGTAAGACCAACTTCTGTTTGTCCTAAGACTTGCTTCTGGACACCAAATCTTTTGGTCACTTCAGTTCATTTCCTCCGGTTAATCGTTTAAGaacaaattttttcttttcccccccaCATGTAAAACTAGATCAAtggctttttctctttctacaCAGGATCTGGGAGATTCACGTTGGACATGAGGGAATCCTCTTTCCCCACATGGGTGCTGCAACCCAGGAACAGATCCCCAGAGAGGTGGGTGGCTCTTGCCCAGAACACAAGGCCCTGATGCTGGGACAGATCTCCTTGGAGCAGAGGTTAGGCTGAAGGCATCCAGGttccttcccacagc includes:
- the LOC117000032 gene encoding flavin-containing monooxygenase 5-like isoform X1 translates to MAPRLPEHPCQDPTSSGLPFPSGREPTGSRLPLLARGRSVGGAAPLPDAAHHKGRPRSGPTARGSSVGSLSRLGACRQPSLGCSSHGRREAAVERSMAKKVAIIGGGSSGLCAIKACLQEGLEPVCFERTADIGGLWRFEERPEDGRASIYRSVIINTSKEMMCFSDFPIPDDFPNYMHNSKIMEYFRMYAQHFDLLRHIRFRTSVCRVSKRPDFASSGQWEVVTESEGKQEAAVFDAVLVCSGHHTDAHLPLSSFPGIEKFKGRYLHSRDYKDAQAFTDKRVVVIGIGNSGSDLAVEISQTAQQVFLSTRRGAWILNRVGDQGYPIDTILTTRMKTFLQKLVSSSMACDYMEKKLNARFDHSRYGLKPKHRVFNQHPTINDDLPNRIISGRVRVKPNIREFTETSAIFEDGTREDIDAVVFATGYSFSFPFLEGCVKVVENQISLYKFVFPPDLEKPTLAFIGLIQPLGAIMPISELQSRWATRVFKGLNELPPRHDMEADIEQKKEAMAKRYVKSQRHTIQVDYIPYMDELACQLGVKPSLLTLFLTDPKLALEVAFGPCTPYQYRLQGPGAWAGARDAILTQQQRILKPLQTRHVEESTSAAAMPLIFKLVGAVAILAAVFAYL
- the LOC117000032 gene encoding flavin-containing monooxygenase 5-like isoform X2; this translates as MAKKVAIIGGGSSGLCAIKACLQEGLEPVCFERTADIGGLWRFEERPEDGRASIYRSVIINTSKEMMCFSDFPIPDDFPNYMHNSKIMEYFRMYAQHFDLLRHIRFRTSVCRVSKRPDFASSGQWEVVTESEGKQEAAVFDAVLVCSGHHTDAHLPLSSFPGIEKFKGRYLHSRDYKDAQAFTDKRVVVIGIGNSGSDLAVEISQTAQQVFLSTRRGAWILNRVGDQGYPIDTILTTRMKTFLQKLVSSSMACDYMEKKLNARFDHSRYGLKPKHRVFNQHPTINDDLPNRIISGRVRVKPNIREFTETSAIFEDGTREDIDAVVFATGYSFSFPFLEGCVKVVENQISLYKFVFPPDLEKPTLAFIGLIQPLGAIMPISELQSRWATRVFKGLNELPPRHDMEADIEQKKEAMAKRYVKSQRHTIQVDYIPYMDELACQLGVKPSLLTLFLTDPKLALEVAFGPCTPYQYRLQGPGAWAGARDAILTQQQRILKPLQTRHVEESTSAAAMPLIFKLVGAVAILAAVFAYL